Proteins found in one Allorhizobium pseudoryzae genomic segment:
- the accB gene encoding acetyl-CoA carboxylase biotin carboxyl carrier protein — MADKKSGIDQALIRDLANILKDTDLTEIEVEQEDLRIRVSRNIQAPQYIQAAAPQYAAPAAAAAPAPAAPAAAAAPAARDLSNAVTAPMVGTAYLSPAPGSRPFIEVGATVKEGQTLLIIEAMKTMNQIPAPRSGKVTEIIVNDAQPVEYGEPLVIIE; from the coding sequence ATGGCAGACAAGAAATCGGGTATCGATCAGGCGCTGATCCGTGATCTCGCGAACATTCTCAAGGACACGGACCTCACCGAGATCGAAGTCGAGCAGGAAGACCTGCGGATCCGCGTGTCGCGCAACATCCAGGCACCGCAATACATCCAGGCTGCCGCTCCGCAGTACGCCGCTCCGGCAGCCGCTGCCGCGCCGGCGCCGGCGGCTCCTGCCGCAGCAGCCGCACCGGCTGCCCGTGACCTGTCGAACGCCGTCACCGCACCGATGGTCGGCACGGCCTACCTGTCGCCTGCCCCGGGTTCGCGTCCCTTCATCGAAGTGGGTGCGACCGTGAAGGAAGGCCAGACGCTTCTCATCATCGAAGCCATGAAGACCATGAACCAGATCCCGGCGCCGCGTTCCGGCAAGGTGACGGAGATCATCGTCAACGATGCGCAGCCTGTCGAGTATGGCGAGCCGCTCGTTATCATCGAGTAA